Genomic window (Pseudomonas sp. MM211):
GAAGAGTTGTTCGGTGCGCGTTCGGTACGCCGCATTCATCTGCGCAAGACCCGTGGCAGCGGTGCGCTGTCCGGGCTGCACGAGTGCGAAATCACCGACGACGGGCTGGTCGTTCACCCACGTCTGGAAAGCCTGTACAGCAAACCGATTCACGACGATATCGACACGCTGGCTCGCGTTACCAGCGGCATTCCAAGCCTCGATAAGCTGATCGGCGGTGGCCTTTCGGAGTCTTCGGTTACCTTGGTCATGGGGCCGTCTGGTGTCGGCAAGACTACGTTGGGGCTGAACTTTCTCGCGCAGTCCACGGTGGCAACGCCAGGTCTGCATTTCGGCTTTTACGAAACGCCGCAGCGCCTGCGTATCAAGGCCGAAGCCATCGGTCTTGACCTGCGGTCACTGGAAGAAAGTGGCGCGTTGCACATCATGTGGCAGCCAACCACCGAGGGATTGCTTGACGGTCTTGGTGCGCGGGTCATCAAGGCAGTCCAAGAGAAAGGCATAAAACGCCTGCATATTGACAGCCTGGGCGGCATGGCGCGCGTAGCCACTAGCAGCACACGCCTGATCGAATTTTTCAGTGCCCTGATGAGCCAACTGCGCTCCATGGGCGTCACCGTGTTCGCTACCTGGGAGATGCGTGACCTGTTTGCAGCTGAGATCAATGCGCCTGCTCCGGAGCTGTCGAGCATTGTCGATAATCTGGTGCTGATGCGTTTCGTGGAAAAGGACGCTGAACTAAAGCGGCTCTTTTCCATACTTAAGATGAGGGACAGTTATTACGATTCCTCACTCTTGGAAGTGGTGATCAGCGATCATGGTATTGAACTCAGCAAGGCATTCAAAAACCAGGCAGGCGCGTTGTCAGGGAACGCCGTTCCGGCGCAGGACGCCTGAGCCATGCGTGCCTGACCGAGCCTACTGATTATGACAACCATCCTGATAGTCGATGACGAATACCTGATCGCGGATATTCTCGGCTATGCCATGGAGGATGAAGGCTACATGGTGGTGAAGGCGAGCAATGGCCGTAGAGGCCTGGAAGTGCTCGACCGCGAACGCCCTGAGTTGGTCATCACGGATTTCATGATGCCGGTCATGGATGGCCTCGAATTCGCCCGTGCCATACGGGCGAGGCCTGCGTCTGCTGATCTGCCGATCATTCTGATGAGCGGTGCCCAAGGCAGTGTCGGGCGCGCCAGCCCTGAGCTGTTTGCTGCGGTATTCGACAAACCTTTCGATATCAATCAGGTCATCGCCACGGTAAGGGAACTGATCGGCTCGAGCTGATTAATTACCGCCTTTCAGCCTCCATTCCCGTTCCACTGATCTATTTCTTCGTCTGTTCTATTTCTGGAACGCCTTCGCGTGGGCGAATGTCGAATCCTGCGTATACGCCACCGTCGCCATCAGGTGACAAGGCAGTCCGTCGTGTCGAGAGCAGGTATCCATGGATGAGGTTGTAGTACGGGCGCCCGTTGATGCCCGGTGGTTGGAGGTCGCGTTGGCCGTTTTCCCATTGATGTGGAAGGTGGTTAAGGGTGACCCGACAACTTCATATCGGTGGTTACGAGCCCATTCTGCCAGCGTGCCTCGGTCTTGCGACGCGTTCATGAATCGCGGATGGTGCCCATGCGCGTATTGATCTGTAGTGACGAAGCGAGCCTGTTGCTACCGTTGCTTGCACCCTTGGAGTTTACCTTCGAGCTATGCGACAGCTTTGCGATGTTGCTCGATGCCCTGGCAGGCAATGCCGATGCCGTTTTGATCGCCGAGGAGGTGCTGGCGGGCCAAGATGAGCGTGCATACGGCAGGCTTTTCCAATCCTCGCTTCCGCTTATTCTGCTCGGCGCTGCCACAGTCCAGGAGCCGTGCGCAGCATTAGGTGGCAGCGGTGCCGTCGTGCTGGAGCGCCCATTCACGTCGCGCTCACTGTGCAGTTGCCTGACGGCGCTCGTTAACCGTTCGCCAGGCGCCGTTCTGGAAGGGCATCGCAGCGAGGGCGAATTGGCGTTGCTGCAAAGCCAGAGGATGGATGCCGTTGGGTCGTTGACCAGCGGTATCGCACATGATTTCAACAACGTGCTTACCGGCATCATCGGCGCGCTGGATATCATGAAGCGTCGTGTTGCCAATGGCCGGTTGGAAGGAATAGGACGTTTTATCGAGGCCGCCAGCGTTTCTGCGGATCGGGCCAGTGCGCTGACCCAGCGGCTGTTGACCTTTTCCCATCGACAGCCGTTGGATGCCAGGCCCGTTGATGTGGATCCACTTCTCGAATCGCTGGAGTTGCTGATCAGGCGCACGATCAGTAAAGGTATTTCGCTGCAGGTCGATTACCGGCACGGCACGGCACGGGTTCTGGTGGATGCTCGGCAGCTGGAAAGCGCAATCCTCAACCTTGCCGTTAATGCCCGCGATGCCATGCCCAATGGCGGGCAAATACGGCTGCACACAGCGCTGATCAGCCTGACACGGGAAGAAATGACGGCCTTGCCCGATCTGCTGCCGGGTGACTATCTGCTGATCGCCTTTTCGGATACCGGTTATGGCATTAGCAGCGATGCGCTGGAGAAAGTTTTCGATCCGTTCTTTACCACCAAGTCCATCGGGCAGGGCAGTGGCCTGGGGCTGCCAATGGTGCATGGGTTTGCACGACAGAGCGGTGGTCAGGTCACCATTCACAGCGAGCCAGGCATTGGTACCACGGTGCGCTTGTACCTGCCCGTTGCCGCAGGCGAACAGGATCCGGTTGCCAATCTCGTACCCGAGCATGCTTTAGGCCATCGGGTTCTGCTGGTTGAAAGCGATTCGGCGGTGCGGCTGCTGGTGTCCGAGGTGTTGGCACAGAGGCGCTGTGAAATCGTTAATGCTGCCGAACCCCAAGCGGCTATCGAGCTGCTCGCGTCCAGCGCGTCGTTCGACCTGCTGGTTTCGGATATCAATCTGCCTGGTATCACGGCCTTGCAACTGGTCGGTTTAGCGCAACAGTGCAGGCCTGGCTTGCCTGTATTGCTGATCGCTGGCGATGCCGATGATGAGCCGCTTGCCTCGTTACCTGGCCTCAAGAGAATCAATAAACCCTTCTCCATGCGAGAGCTGAGCGAAACCATCGACGACATGTTGCCGTCGAGGCCTTGACGCTTTTTCTTGGTGCTTCCGGTCTGCCAGAGCCCGGTGTCGGTGCGCTCGCGTCAGGGGAAACGGCCTTCCGGCAACTTTTTCCCTCGATAGCATCCTGCTGCGGAATCAAAGCGTTGCTCCGTAGTCCTAAACCCTGACAACGAAAAGGCGGTAGCCCATACCGCCACCTCCAGCCTCTTGAAGTGCTGGTCTGGACGTCGATCCGTTTGCAGTACCAATGCCATTTTCCCTGCGTGCTCCCGTTGAGCAGGCAGAGCGGATTTGGTGATTGCGTTAGGGAAGGGATGCTGCTGTATGCGCCAGCCATGACGGGCTTCTGGTGGCGTGCAGGCGCTTGCGGTTGGGCTGATAACTGCCTGCGTCTATCAATTCAATGTCGCCGTACCACTATGGCGATTGTGGGGGAGATATTAACCATTGAACGGTAATCACAGCCTATGAAAATGTTGAAGGAATCCCTCAAGAAGGTATTGCCCCGCGACAGTATCGATAACCTGAAAGGGTTGCAGAAGAAACTGTCCATGGGTTGGATTCGTGCACTGTCACGGTCGGCCACGTTGCGCCGCTTCCACTATTCGTTCTTCTCGTCGGCGTTCGATCGTGAAGCGTATGCCGTGGTGGTCGGGCACCTGCAGCACGAGGAAAATCTGTCCGGCGCCGAGCCGGTGAACTACTTCTTGCGCCGTGCTGTGCACCGTATCGAGAAGGGGTTGATCATGCAGCCCAGGCGCGACGTGTTTGCCCTGGATTACATCGGCGACACGGTCGACAGCTACATCGCCTCGCTTAACGGCAACGTGGATCGTGACGAAGTCAGCTGGGCCCACGATGTGCTCGCCGAATACTTCACCGTGACCGGTGAGCATCCGGTGATCAACCGAGCGCGCGAGAAATTCGCCCGCTTCGAGCGTCCGGTAAGCTCGCCAGGCAGCCTGCGTAATCCTGACACCGAGCGTGTGCCGTTCGCCGCTGACGTAAGCACGCCGAGCGTCGATTACACCGCCATGCGCCAGCTGTCGATGAAGCGACGCTCGGTGCGCTGGTATCAGGATCGCCCGGTACCGCGTGATGTGATCGACAAGGCCGTTGAAGTTGCCGTGCAGTCGCCGAGTGCCTGCAACCGTCAGCCGTACCGCTTCCTGATCTTCGATGATGCCGCTTCCGTGGCACAGGCTTCGCGCTTGCCAATGGGCGTTGCCGGTTTCGATCACAACTTCCCGGCCATCGTCGCCGTGGTCGGCCGCCTGCGTGCCTATCCGCACGTGCGTGATCGTCACGTGATCTACATCGATGGCGCGTTGGCAGCGATGTCCTTCATGTTCGCGCTGGAGACTCAGGGCGTGTCGTCCTGCTCGATCAACTGGCCGGACATTCCCGAGCGCGAACAGGCCGCTGCCAAGTTGCTCAAACTCGATCCGGACGAACGCATCGTCATGTTCATTTCCCTGGGCTATGCGGCGGACACCGGTCTGGTGCCGTATTCGCAGAAGCTGTCGCTGGATGAAGCCCGTAGCTACGGGCACCTGGAGACGTCCAGCCGATGAGTGCCACGCGTGTCCAGGAGGGCATGAAGTACCTCCTCAACTCTGGCTGGATGCTGGCCGAGAAGTTCTTGATGCTGGCCATCGGCCTGGCGACCACCGTGGTACTGGCCCGCTACCTGGGCCCCGAGGATTTCGGTTACCTCAACTACGCACTCGCGCTGCTGGGCCTGCTCAGCATCGTGGTGCACCTGGGGCTGACCGGCTTGGTGGTCAAGGAGCTGCGCAGCAACCCGGAGAACGAAGACCAGATTCTCTCGACGGTATTCGTGATCAAGGTGGGCTGTTCGGTGATCGCCTTCGCGATCATGATGGGCACCTACCTGATCGGCAACGACCAGAATTTCCTGGTGCTGCTGTTCACCGCTCTGGCGTTGTTCTTCACGCCATTCGAGATGCTCATCGACTGGTTCCAGGCGCGGGTGCAGGCCAAGTACGCTGCCGTCGCCGGCTTCGTCGGTCAGCTCGGTGGCAACGGCCTGAAGATGATCCTGGCCATCGCCGGTGCTGGCCTGGTGTATATCGCCCTGGCCCACGTGGTGGTGGTGATGGTCACCTCGGTGATCCTGGTCTGCTATGCGGTGATGCTCAAGCGCGAGTTCCGCTTCGATTTTTCCTGGACGCTGGGCAAAACCCTGCTCAAGAAAAGCCTGCTGATCTTCCTCGGTTCGCTGTCGGCGGTGATCTACCTGAAGGTCGATCAGATCATGCTGCAGTACATGCTCGGCGAGTACTCGGTCGGTGTGTATTCGGCGGCTTCGCGGCTGTCGGAAGCCTGGTACCTGATCCCGACCATCCTCATGGCGTCGGTCTTCCCGAAGATGATCGACCTCAGCAAGACCGATACGGCGGGCTACAACCGCTTCATGCAGGTCGCGCTGGATGTGTTGTTCTTCATGGCGTTCGGCCTGGCGGTGGTGGTGTTCTTCCTCTCCGACTGGATCATCCTGACGCTCTACGGCGAGCAGTACGCGGATGCCGGGCCGGTGCTGGCGATCCATATCTTCGCGGCGACCTTCGTGTTCATGCGCGCGCTGTTCAGCAAGTGGATCATTATCGAAGAGGCCTTCATCTTTTCTCTGGTCACCCAGGGCCTGGGTGCGGTGAGCAACATCGTGCTCAATTACTTCCTCATCCAGAGTCACGGTGTCGTTGGCTCCGCCTGGGCGACGCTGATTTCCTATTCCATCGCCGGTTACGTGAGCTTGCTGCTGTCACGCAAGACACGGCCGCTGTTCATCATGATGACCAAGAGTATTTTTCTGCACGTGTTCATTAGCGTGCCCCAGTTGATTCGTGAATTCAGGAGAACGTGATATGTACGTCGAGATTCGCAAAGCCGGTTTCGTCAACAAGGGGGCTGCACTGATGCTGCACGCTGCCCTGCAGCAGGTGCAGAAGAACCTTCCCACCGCCAAGGTGGTGATGGAGCCTGGCCGCGCCAAGAGCCCTTATCCGTACGTCAACCGCGCATCCCTGGGCCTGTATCAGAAAGCCTGGCTGTGGCGCGCCGGCATCCCCTTCGGCGATCTGGCGGCCTTGGTGCCGGCCGGTATTCGCGAGCAGTACGGTGTGGTGCTCGACAAGGAAGTGAACGTGGTGCTGGACGCCGCTGGTTTCGCCTACAGCGATCAGTGGGGCCCTGACCTGTCCGAGGAACTGGCGCGTTCCAGCAAGCGCTGGAAGAAGCAGGGCTCGAAAGTGATCCTGCTGCCCCA
Coding sequences:
- a CDS encoding ATPase domain-containing protein; translated protein: MEQLQRLQSGIDGLDALLKGGLVAGASYIVQGRPGSGKTILANQIAFNHVRDGGRVLVATLLAESHERLFQFLSTMTFFDPAKVGAEIQFVSAFDTLENEGLDEVVKLLRREISRQKATLLIVDGLLNARSKAENQIDTKKFIAELQGHAAFAGCTVLFLTSSRLDDGSPEHTMVDGVIELGEELFGARSVRRIHLRKTRGSGALSGLHECEITDDGLVVHPRLESLYSKPIHDDIDTLARVTSGIPSLDKLIGGGLSESSVTLVMGPSGVGKTTLGLNFLAQSTVATPGLHFGFYETPQRLRIKAEAIGLDLRSLEESGALHIMWQPTTEGLLDGLGARVIKAVQEKGIKRLHIDSLGGMARVATSSTRLIEFFSALMSQLRSMGVTVFATWEMRDLFAAEINAPAPELSSIVDNLVLMRFVEKDAELKRLFSILKMRDSYYDSSLLEVVISDHGIELSKAFKNQAGALSGNAVPAQDA
- a CDS encoding response regulator; its protein translation is MTTILIVDDEYLIADILGYAMEDEGYMVVKASNGRRGLEVLDRERPELVITDFMMPVMDGLEFARAIRARPASADLPIILMSGAQGSVGRASPELFAAVFDKPFDINQVIATVRELIGSS
- a CDS encoding ATP-binding protein, whose protein sequence is MRVLICSDEASLLLPLLAPLEFTFELCDSFAMLLDALAGNADAVLIAEEVLAGQDERAYGRLFQSSLPLILLGAATVQEPCAALGGSGAVVLERPFTSRSLCSCLTALVNRSPGAVLEGHRSEGELALLQSQRMDAVGSLTSGIAHDFNNVLTGIIGALDIMKRRVANGRLEGIGRFIEAASVSADRASALTQRLLTFSHRQPLDARPVDVDPLLESLELLIRRTISKGISLQVDYRHGTARVLVDARQLESAILNLAVNARDAMPNGGQIRLHTALISLTREEMTALPDLLPGDYLLIAFSDTGYGISSDALEKVFDPFFTTKSIGQGSGLGLPMVHGFARQSGGQVTIHSEPGIGTTVRLYLPVAAGEQDPVANLVPEHALGHRVLLVESDSAVRLLVSEVLAQRRCEIVNAAEPQAAIELLASSASFDLLVSDINLPGITALQLVGLAQQCRPGLPVLLIAGDADDEPLASLPGLKRINKPFSMRELSETIDDMLPSRP
- a CDS encoding nitroreductase family protein, which translates into the protein MKMLKESLKKVLPRDSIDNLKGLQKKLSMGWIRALSRSATLRRFHYSFFSSAFDREAYAVVVGHLQHEENLSGAEPVNYFLRRAVHRIEKGLIMQPRRDVFALDYIGDTVDSYIASLNGNVDRDEVSWAHDVLAEYFTVTGEHPVINRAREKFARFERPVSSPGSLRNPDTERVPFAADVSTPSVDYTAMRQLSMKRRSVRWYQDRPVPRDVIDKAVEVAVQSPSACNRQPYRFLIFDDAASVAQASRLPMGVAGFDHNFPAIVAVVGRLRAYPHVRDRHVIYIDGALAAMSFMFALETQGVSSCSINWPDIPEREQAAAKLLKLDPDERIVMFISLGYAADTGLVPYSQKLSLDEARSYGHLETSSR
- a CDS encoding flippase; amino-acid sequence: MSATRVQEGMKYLLNSGWMLAEKFLMLAIGLATTVVLARYLGPEDFGYLNYALALLGLLSIVVHLGLTGLVVKELRSNPENEDQILSTVFVIKVGCSVIAFAIMMGTYLIGNDQNFLVLLFTALALFFTPFEMLIDWFQARVQAKYAAVAGFVGQLGGNGLKMILAIAGAGLVYIALAHVVVVMVTSVILVCYAVMLKREFRFDFSWTLGKTLLKKSLLIFLGSLSAVIYLKVDQIMLQYMLGEYSVGVYSAASRLSEAWYLIPTILMASVFPKMIDLSKTDTAGYNRFMQVALDVLFFMAFGLAVVVFFLSDWIILTLYGEQYADAGPVLAIHIFAATFVFMRALFSKWIIIEEAFIFSLVTQGLGAVSNIVLNYFLIQSHGVVGSAWATLISYSIAGYVSLLLSRKTRPLFIMMTKSIFLHVFISVPQLIREFRRT